The nucleotide window TCGGGTATCAGACCAACCTGATGGTGTACGGCCCGGGCGGCTACCACTTTACTGACTTCTTCCGGGTTGGCGGGCCGCTGCAGGTGTTGCTGGCGATCGTAACGTGTGGTGGGATTTACATGATCTGGGGACTGTAACCCGGCGAGCGGCCGGCACACGGTCTCGCCCATTGAGACGAAGGTCGTTGCGCCGTATACTTTCGAACGGATCGTTCTTCCCCTGACTTCCTCCCGGTTCTCTTATGCAAACCCGATCGTTCGGCTCAACCGGCCTCACCGTCACCTCGATTGGCCTGGGCCTTGCCGCGCTGGGACGACCTGGCTACATCAACCTCGGTCATGGCGATGACCTTGAGGGGCGCCGCGAGGTCGAGGCGCTCGAGCAGCACACGCACGATATGCTCGATGCGGCGTGGGATCTTGGGATTCGCTACTTCGACGCGGCTCGCTCCTACGGAAAAGCGGAATCGTTCCTCGGGTCCTGGTTGCGGTTGCGAGGACGTGCCGGGGAGGACGCTACCGTGGGGTCGAAATGGGGCTACACGTACACGGCCGACTGGCAGGTCGATGCCGACGTGCATGAGGTGAAGGATCACTCGCTAAGCGTGCTACAGCGCCAGTGGCCCGAGAGTCGGGAACGGCTGGGCGAACACCTCGATCTCTACCAGATTCACTCGGCAACGCTCTCGACCGGCGTGCTCGAGGACGACCAAGTGATGGGAGAACTCGCCCGCCTGAAGCACAACGAGGGCATTGCGATCGGGTTATCGCTCAGTGGCCCGAACCAGGCCGACACGCTCGAGCGGGCGCTGGAGGTGAAGGTCGACGGGGAGCAACTGTTCGATGCAGTGCAGGCGACCTGGAATCTGCTGGAGCCGTCGGCCGAAACGATGCTCCAGGCCGCGAGCGATGCTGGCCTCGGCGTCATCGTCAAAGAAGTGCTTGCAAACGGTCGATTGACACCACGAAACGATCGGGAAATATTTTCGGATCGATTTTCGCTGTTAAAGAGAGAAGCCAGCCGCCTGGATACGACGGTCGATGCACTGGCTATGGCCGCTGTTATCGCGCAGCCGTGGGTCGACGTCGCCCTGAGCGGAGCCGCGACGACCTCCCAACTTCGCTCGAATGTGGCGGCGCTGGACGTGCATTGGGATGACACGGCTTCAAACGCTCTGGCTGTTCTCGCTGAGGAGCCGTCCCAGTACTGGGACACACGCGGAAATCTACCCTGGAATTGAGGGCGATAGATTTGCGGCTCGCGGCCGAGATCCCGGCTTTATCTTAGAATTTCCTTTCTTCACCCAACATGCATGATGATGTTGGATATGTGACGGAAGTCAAGGGAACGTCGTACCGTAATAGGGCTTACGATTTCTCCATGAGCGAGAAGATCACACAAGCTTGATCCAACAGCGCATAGAAGCCGACCCTCGGGCTCTCGTCTTCCGCTCGACGCACCGTCCCCGGCTCCATCATCCTGGTATGAGAGGAGGTGAGTCGAAGCGTCGAGTGCTCAATTGTACGCCTCGTGGAGCGTGCTCAAAACGAGCCTCCCTGCTGCTCGACGGTTCCCGCGACGTTCCCTGAAACGCGCTCTCTCTAGTTCCCCCCTCTCCACCATTTCGCTCCCGGCCCCATGGACCTGACCCCATCTGACGTACGAAATCATTCGTTCTCCCGAGCCCTTCGGGGATTTGATGCTGAGGAGGTCAAATCGTATCTCCAGACCGTCGCCGACGAACTCGACACGCTGTCCGGTGAACGGAACGAGATGAAGTCTCGAATCGAGAAGCTCGAGAGCAAGGTCGAGCGGTATGGAGCCGTGGCTCGCGTGCTGGACGAAACGATTGACGACACGAACCGCTCGACGGAGGAACTCGTCCGCGATGTGAAGGCGAAGCTGGATGCGGCGAAGGAGGACGCAGAGGAGGTGGCGCGGAATGCGGAGGAGCAGGCGCGCGCGATCCGTCGCAAGACGGCGCAGCTCCACGAACGGATTCGGCAGGAGGCCGACGAGGTCACCGAGCAGCGCCGCGACCTGGCCCGCCGACAGCAGAAGCTGATGCAGATTACGGCCCAGCTCACAGAGCTGGCTGGTGGGCAGATCGACGCGGAGGCATCCTCTAGCGACGGGGCGGCGAACACCTCCACGACGCCGCCGACGCTCTACTCGGGTGGCCGCCCGCAGGAGGAGGCGGGGCAGAAGGAGAAGAAAGAGAAGACGAAGCAGGAGTGGATCGACTCGCTCTTCCCGAACCGCCTCGGTGCGGGGGACGCACCACAGCCAGAGCGGGAGCCGGCACAATCCACGTCAGAACCCACGTCACAGGAATCGGAGGAGCCGGCAGAGGGGCAGAAATCATCGGGCTCGTCTCACTTCGAGGCAATCAAGCAGGATGTGAAAAGCCAGGGGGGACAGAAGCAGGCGCGCCCGTCAGCCTCGGACGATGATGAGGATGGGCCGTCGACGAATGAACTGGAGCGCATCTGGGATATTTTTGACCAGACGCAATAGTAGGTCTGAAGTTGGAGGCATTCCGCGCCTCTGAAAATCATACAAGACGTTGTGCGGCCGATCTCTCAACTGGGAGATCGGTCGCTTTTTGTTTGGGGATGCTACCGCCGCAACAATTCCGTGAACGGGTCCCCCGCACGTACAACTTCGATATTCGTTCGTGTGTACGTATCACGTTCATTCACACTTGATACATGAAAGAAGCGTCTCAATCTCGAGACCGCGTCACGTCCATTTTCTTCGGTGGAGCGCGTCTCCACGGTGCGGCGTCGGTCTCGTGCTTTGCCGATACACCTGGAGATGACGGATCGATGGCTATGGACTATGTACCGCAACGGATCGCATCGACGCGTTCTTGGATGACTGCACGTCTCCTTCTCGCGGCGACCGCTTTCACCATCGTTGCCTCGTTTGGGAGCGCGGAGTCGACGTATGCTCAGCGCATCGTCGAGGTAGATGGGCCGGGCGATGGAGAAACCACGTACATGATGCAGTCGCCTCGGCCACTCGGGGACAACGTGATGGTGCGCGCGCTGGGCGTGCGGGGTCGCGACGGACAGGTTCGCTATGCGCTCATGGTGCGCAACGTGACAGAAGGAGCGGCCGTGACCCTCATGGCGAACAGCGAGCCCGTCGAGGTTCTACGCACGGACGTGACGACGCGCACTCCTCGCACGCTTTCTGTATACATCTCGCCATCCGGGCTACTGACCCTAGCTCATGCTGCCTCCGCAACCATCTCGATTGGTGGAAAC belongs to Longibacter salinarum and includes:
- a CDS encoding aldo/keto reductase; translation: MQTRSFGSTGLTVTSIGLGLAALGRPGYINLGHGDDLEGRREVEALEQHTHDMLDAAWDLGIRYFDAARSYGKAESFLGSWLRLRGRAGEDATVGSKWGYTYTADWQVDADVHEVKDHSLSVLQRQWPESRERLGEHLDLYQIHSATLSTGVLEDDQVMGELARLKHNEGIAIGLSLSGPNQADTLERALEVKVDGEQLFDAVQATWNLLEPSAETMLQAASDAGLGVIVKEVLANGRLTPRNDREIFSDRFSLLKREASRLDTTVDALAMAAVIAQPWVDVALSGAATTSQLRSNVAALDVHWDDTASNALAVLAEEPSQYWDTRGNLPWN
- a CDS encoding DivIVA domain-containing protein encodes the protein MDLTPSDVRNHSFSRALRGFDAEEVKSYLQTVADELDTLSGERNEMKSRIEKLESKVERYGAVARVLDETIDDTNRSTEELVRDVKAKLDAAKEDAEEVARNAEEQARAIRRKTAQLHERIRQEADEVTEQRRDLARRQQKLMQITAQLTELAGGQIDAEASSSDGAANTSTTPPTLYSGGRPQEEAGQKEKKEKTKQEWIDSLFPNRLGAGDAPQPEREPAQSTSEPTSQESEEPAEGQKSSGSSHFEAIKQDVKSQGGQKQARPSASDDDEDGPSTNELERIWDIFDQTQ